A genomic region of Acidobacteriota bacterium contains the following coding sequences:
- a CDS encoding ComF family protein codes for MLCRKCGAFFNESGVTTELYCHQCEDHFFDTARAAGIYEKALAVSAVHLKSQPFVPVYLKKALLAAFDRSQFSSTTLIIPVPLSRKRQSERGFNQAEVLASIISKHTSIKLDVASLARVRHTPMHRVAMDKKARELTVVNAFEVPRPKLIAGQKVLLVDDIFTSGATASACAKVLKKHGALEVNVLTLARAVLK; via the coding sequence GCTATGTAGGAAATGTGGAGCGTTCTTCAATGAGTCAGGCGTCACGACCGAGCTTTATTGCCACCAGTGCGAAGATCATTTTTTCGATACCGCTCGGGCCGCAGGCATATACGAAAAGGCACTTGCCGTTTCTGCAGTTCATCTCAAAAGTCAGCCGTTTGTTCCGGTGTATTTGAAAAAGGCTCTGCTCGCCGCGTTTGATCGAAGTCAATTTTCGTCGACCACCCTGATCATTCCGGTACCGCTTTCGCGAAAGCGACAGAGTGAGCGTGGATTCAATCAAGCTGAAGTTCTTGCTTCCATAATATCCAAACACACTTCGATCAAACTCGATGTAGCCAGTCTAGCCCGCGTGAGGCACACGCCAATGCACCGCGTTGCGATGGACAAAAAAGCTCGCGAATTAACGGTTGTAAATGCGTTTGAAGTGCCTCGCCCGAAATTGATCGCCGGACAAAAAGTTTTACTTGTCGATGATATATTTACATCTGGAGCGACAGCGTCGGCGTGTGCCAAGGTGCTAAAGAAACACGGCGCACTCGAGGTCAATGTGTTGACTCTCGCTCGCGCCGTGTTGAAATAG